In uncultured Ilyobacter sp., a genomic segment contains:
- a CDS encoding ZIP family metal transporter has protein sequence MIEWIGSYTPVQQALIATCFTWFVTALGAAMVFFFKEIKREMLDGMLGFAAGVMIAASFWSLLAPAIEMAEEMGNRGWIPAVVGFLSGGLFLWIIDKILPHLHQGLRTSEAEGIKTHWQRSVLLVLAVTLHNIPEGLAVGVAFGAVASGIPSANIAGAVALALGIGIQNFPEGAAVSVPLRREGVSRIKSFWYGQLSGVVEPIAGVIGAFAVLTMRSLLPYALSFAAGAMIFVVVEELIPESQIDKKTDLSTAGAMIGFAVMMSLDVALG, from the coding sequence ATGATAGAGTGGATAGGAAGCTACACACCTGTTCAGCAGGCTTTAATAGCAACTTGTTTTACCTGGTTTGTTACTGCACTAGGAGCAGCCATGGTTTTTTTCTTTAAAGAGATAAAAAGAGAAATGTTAGACGGAATGTTGGGATTTGCTGCCGGAGTAATGATTGCAGCTAGTTTTTGGTCGCTACTTGCACCTGCTATAGAGATGGCAGAAGAAATGGGAAACCGTGGATGGATACCTGCAGTAGTTGGATTTCTTTCTGGAGGCCTATTTTTATGGATTATTGATAAAATATTGCCACATCTCCACCAGGGACTTAGAACTTCAGAAGCTGAGGGGATAAAAACCCACTGGCAGAGGAGCGTACTATTGGTGCTTGCAGTAACTCTCCATAATATACCTGAGGGGCTTGCAGTTGGAGTTGCCTTCGGTGCAGTGGCCTCCGGCATACCTTCGGCGAACATTGCAGGTGCAGTGGCTCTTGCTTTGGGTATCGGTATTCAAAATTTTCCCGAAGGTGCAGCAGTTTCTGTACCTCTTAGACGTGAAGGAGTATCGAGAATCAAAAGTTTTTGGTATGGGCAGCTATCTGGAGTGGTGGAGCCAATAGCTGGAGTTATAGGTGCATTTGCAGTCCTTACCATGAGAAGTCTTTTACCCTATGCCCTTTCTTTTGCTGCCGGAGCCATGATATTTGTTGTGGTAGAAGAACTTATACCTGAATCTCAGATAGACAAGAAAACAGACCTTTCCACAGCCGGAGCCATGATAGGGTTTGCTGTAATGATGAGTCTTGATGTAGCCCTAGGATAA
- a CDS encoding XTP/dITP diphosphatase yields MKIFLATGNTKKIKEIEKILHDFDVEILSIRDGIEIPEVIEDGETFEENSAKKALEIAKYLDTPSIADDSGLCVDALEGAPGVYSARYSGENATDGTNNKKLVRELYGIENRKAKFVSVITFAKPTGETYSFRGEIEGEIIDEPRGKDGFGYDPYFYVKEYEKTLAEIPEIKNKISHRAKALEKFKENFKKII; encoded by the coding sequence ATGAAAATTTTCTTGGCTACAGGTAATACTAAAAAAATAAAAGAGATTGAAAAAATACTTCATGATTTTGATGTAGAGATACTATCTATAAGGGACGGGATTGAAATTCCAGAGGTTATAGAGGATGGAGAAACTTTTGAAGAAAATTCTGCCAAGAAAGCTCTTGAAATAGCAAAATATCTGGATACTCCTTCTATTGCAGATGATTCTGGTCTTTGTGTGGATGCTTTAGAAGGAGCACCTGGAGTATACTCTGCTAGATACTCAGGGGAAAATGCAACTGATGGGACAAACAACAAGAAGCTTGTCAGAGAACTTTATGGAATAGAAAATAGAAAGGCAAAATTTGTCTCAGTTATTACCTTTGCCAAGCCCACAGGAGAAACTTATTCCTTCCGCGGGGAGATAGAGGGAGAGATCATAGATGAGCCTAGAGGAAAAGATGGATTTGGGTATGATCCCTATTTCTATGTAAAAGAGTATGAGAAAACTTTAGCTGAGATCCCAGAGATAAAAAACAAAATAAGTCACAGGGCCAAGGCTCTTGAAAAATTTAAAGAAAATTTTAAAAAAATAATTTAA
- the rph gene encoding ribonuclease PH produces MSEQLRDDNRKLDQIRDIKITPNFTIYAEGSVLIEMGNTKVICTASINDRVPPFLRNQGRGWLTAEYSMLPRATEDRNMREAVKGKLSGRTMEIQRLIGRSLRASIDLEKIGEKTITVDCDVIQADGGTRTASITGGYMALALAVKKLLKNDKIKENPLIANVAAISAGIVGGQPMLDLKYTEDSTAEVDMNVIMNSKGEFVEVQGTGEEATYTRKELNEMLDLAEKGIMELVELQNKIVEETEV; encoded by the coding sequence ATGAGTGAACAATTGAGAGATGACAACAGAAAACTAGACCAAATCAGAGATATAAAAATCACACCTAATTTTACGATTTATGCTGAAGGTTCGGTTCTTATAGAGATGGGAAATACAAAGGTAATATGTACTGCGTCAATAAATGACAGGGTACCTCCCTTCCTTAGAAATCAGGGTAGAGGATGGCTTACAGCAGAGTACTCTATGCTTCCTAGAGCCACTGAGGACAGGAACATGAGAGAAGCAGTAAAGGGAAAACTTTCTGGAAGAACTATGGAGATCCAGAGGCTTATAGGAAGATCATTAAGAGCCTCTATAGATCTAGAAAAAATAGGCGAAAAAACCATAACTGTAGACTGCGATGTCATACAGGCAGACGGTGGTACAAGAACTGCTTCTATAACCGGGGGTTACATGGCACTTGCTTTAGCAGTGAAAAAACTCCTTAAAAACGACAAGATAAAAGAAAATCCTCTGATTGCCAATGTAGCAGCAATAAGTGCCGGGATTGTAGGGGGACAGCCTATGCTTGACCTTAAATATACCGAAGATTCAACTGCAGAAGTGGATATGAATGTTATTATGAATTCTAAAGGTGAATTTGTAGAGGTTCAGGGAACTGGTGAAGAGGCTACTTATACAAGAAAAGAGCTGAATGAGATGCTTGACCTTGCTGAAAAGGGGATAATGGAGCTAGTAGAACTTCAGAACAAAATAGTGGAAGAGACTGAGGTATAA
- a CDS encoding ABC transporter ATP-binding protein, producing the protein MNKSKLLKNRSLSTFLKYSIRHKTLLITTVLLSFLASGLSAVPAWLIKYLVDDVLISKNVKMLVIVISGLIVSTILKGVASYFTDVRSAFVTETIRREIKIDVFKHLQSLPISYYKNNKLGDIMARLSGDASMLGRIGFLIFDVLKEITTAIVLLVRIFQVNTFLSIISLTALPAVMNLIKKYTKKLRKAGRQRQDMAGELTAYTQESLSGINIVKAFATEDSTIRNYSSLNMKEFDASMRARKIRAKVSPINEVITIVMVALVAGYGCYLVVVKNTLSPGDLISFVTALGLLQSPIKNMIKRNNELQEILPSADRVIEILDADTEIDHHGSKEEIGKGISEVKFEHVKFYYDDKSEAAVKDFNLVVKPGEVVALVGKSGSGKTTLVNLIPRFYETSGGSIKVNGIDIKNYSLKEYRKNIGIVPQETFLFSGTIASNIAYGREESTMEEIVEAAKMANAYDFIMEFEKGFDTEVGERGAMISGGQKQRIAIARALIQDPEIMILDEATSALDTESERLVQDALDKLMEGRTTFVIAHRLSTIINADKIVVMEKGEIKEIGCHNELLDQGGIYKKLYETQFGETA; encoded by the coding sequence ATGAATAAAAGTAAGTTATTAAAAAATAGATCATTGAGTACTTTTTTGAAGTATAGTATAAGGCATAAGACACTTCTTATTACAACTGTTCTTTTGTCTTTTTTGGCATCTGGACTAAGTGCAGTTCCAGCATGGCTTATAAAATATCTAGTAGATGATGTTCTTATAAGTAAAAATGTAAAAATGCTTGTAATAGTGATATCTGGACTTATAGTATCGACAATTTTAAAAGGTGTTGCATCTTATTTTACAGATGTTAGATCCGCCTTTGTAACCGAGACAATAAGACGAGAAATAAAAATAGATGTTTTTAAACATCTTCAAAGCCTCCCTATATCTTATTACAAAAACAATAAGCTAGGAGATATAATGGCCAGATTATCTGGTGATGCTTCGATGCTTGGCAGAATAGGATTTCTTATCTTTGATGTCTTAAAAGAGATAACCACTGCAATAGTCCTTCTAGTTAGGATATTTCAAGTGAATACTTTCTTGAGTATCATATCCCTCACTGCTCTTCCGGCAGTAATGAATCTCATTAAAAAGTATACAAAAAAGCTAAGGAAAGCTGGGAGACAAAGACAGGATATGGCTGGAGAATTGACAGCCTATACTCAGGAGAGTCTTTCAGGTATAAATATAGTGAAGGCTTTTGCCACGGAAGATAGTACAATTCGAAATTATAGTAGTCTCAATATGAAAGAGTTTGATGCTTCTATGAGAGCAAGAAAAATAAGAGCAAAAGTTTCCCCTATAAATGAAGTCATAACAATTGTAATGGTTGCTCTTGTTGCAGGTTATGGATGTTATCTTGTAGTCGTTAAAAATACACTTAGTCCTGGAGACCTCATCTCATTTGTAACAGCTTTGGGACTCTTGCAGAGTCCTATCAAAAATATGATTAAAAGAAATAATGAACTTCAAGAGATACTTCCTTCTGCTGACAGGGTTATTGAAATATTGGATGCAGATACAGAAATAGATCATCATGGGAGTAAAGAAGAGATTGGCAAGGGCATATCAGAAGTAAAATTTGAACATGTAAAATTTTATTATGATGATAAGAGTGAAGCTGCAGTTAAAGACTTTAATCTAGTTGTAAAACCGGGAGAAGTTGTAGCCTTGGTCGGGAAAAGTGGAAGTGGAAAGACTACTCTTGTAAATTTGATTCCTAGATTTTATGAGACTTCAGGAGGATCGATAAAAGTAAATGGGATTGACATAAAAAATTATTCCCTGAAAGAATACAGGAAAAATATAGGAATAGTTCCTCAGGAGACTTTTCTTTTTAGCGGGACTATTGCATCAAATATAGCCTATGGTAGAGAAGAATCAACCATGGAGGAGATAGTAGAAGCTGCAAAAATGGCCAATGCCTATGATTTTATAATGGAGTTTGAAAAAGGCTTTGATACTGAGGTAGGAGAAAGAGGAGCAATGATCTCTGGAGGACAGAAGCAGAGAATAGCAATAGCTAGAGCTCTTATACAGGATCCTGAGATAATGATATTAGATGAGGCGACATCTGCCCTTGATACAGAATCAGAAAGATTGGTACAGGATGCTCTTGATAAACTGATGGAGGGAAGAACCACCTTTGTAATAGCCCATAGACTTTCTACCATTATAAATGCAGATAAAATAGTTGTAATGGAAAAAGGAGAAATAAAAGAAATAGGATGCCATAATGAACTATTAGATCAGGGTGGTATATACAAAAAACTTTATGAAACACAATTTGGAGAAACAGCTTAG
- the lpxB gene encoding lipid-A-disaccharide synthase, giving the protein MKFFVSTGEMSGDLHLSYLVKEILKENNQSVFYGVAGGHSKGAGVNIIQDIKELAVMGFTQAVMKYRFLKKKAYEYLEFIESNKIDKVILVDYGGFNLKFLELLKERMPQVEVYYYIPPKLWVWGEKRIKSLKLADHIMVIFPWEVEFYKRHGVKAVYFGNPFIEKYEVIKNRGNEILLLPGSRKQEVKKLVPIMLEVVEKRKDEKFLLKLASEDHLSWIESDLGKYNNLAVKSEITLIDAIKRSKIALAASGTVILELALMGIPGIVLYKTNIINEFIARYILKLGFVSLPNLTLNEEVYPELLQRECNSTKISNEMNEILKNIDKMDTKIKEIRKRLSGDEIIKSYAQYVIKGSRASYE; this is encoded by the coding sequence ATGAAATTTTTTGTTTCAACAGGGGAAATGTCAGGAGATCTTCACCTATCCTATCTTGTAAAAGAGATTCTCAAAGAAAATAATCAGTCGGTTTTTTATGGTGTTGCCGGAGGACACTCTAAAGGTGCAGGGGTAAATATAATCCAGGATATAAAAGAGCTGGCAGTAATGGGATTTACCCAGGCAGTCATGAAGTATAGATTTTTAAAGAAAAAAGCTTATGAGTATTTGGAATTTATAGAGTCCAACAAGATAGACAAAGTAATTCTTGTAGACTATGGAGGTTTTAACCTGAAATTTTTAGAACTTCTAAAGGAAAGAATGCCCCAGGTAGAGGTTTATTATTACATTCCTCCTAAATTATGGGTCTGGGGAGAAAAAAGAATCAAGTCATTGAAACTTGCAGACCATATAATGGTTATTTTTCCATGGGAAGTTGAATTTTACAAAAGACACGGGGTAAAAGCCGTATATTTTGGTAATCCATTTATTGAAAAATATGAAGTGATAAAAAACAGAGGAAATGAAATACTTCTTCTCCCAGGAAGCAGAAAACAGGAAGTTAAAAAACTAGTTCCAATTATGCTAGAAGTTGTAGAAAAAAGAAAAGATGAAAAATTTCTTCTGAAACTTGCTTCTGAAGATCACTTGAGCTGGATAGAATCTGACCTTGGAAAATATAATAACCTAGCGGTGAAAAGTGAAATAACTTTGATAGATGCCATCAAAAGAAGTAAGATTGCTTTAGCTGCTTCAGGGACGGTGATACTAGAGCTTGCTCTTATGGGGATCCCAGGTATAGTGCTCTATAAGACCAATATAATAAATGAATTTATAGCTAGATACATCTTAAAACTCGGTTTCGTATCACTTCCGAATCTAACCTTAAATGAGGAAGTATACCCTGAACTCCTGCAAAGAGAGTGTAATTCTACCAAAATTTCCAATGAAATGAATGAAATATTAAAGAACATAGATAAAATGGATACCAAGATAAAAGAGATAAGAAAACGACTCTCTGGAGATGAGATTATCAAGAGTTATGCTCAATATGTTATAAAAGGGAGTAGGGCAAGCTATGAATAA
- the lpxI gene encoding UDP-2,3-diacylglucosamine diphosphatase LpxI (LpxI, functionally equivalent to LpxH, replaces it in LPS biosynthesis in a minority of bacteria.), protein MEKIGIIVGNGKLPLYFLKEAGAKGYKVFPIGLFDTIEEEIKEHENFRMMNVGRIGEIIKYLLGNNIVKLVMLGKVEKSILFSDMDFDDYGKKLLEKLPDNKDETLLFGIIALLKLCGIKVLPQNHLLGNFMFKNKVYTYCGPEKKDDLTIKMGMEAAKALSELDAGQTVVCKDSSVVALEGIEGTDQTILRAGNYAGDGCIIIKMARPQQDMRVDIPAVGLDTIRRAIEIKAKGIVGEAGKMLFLDQEEAIKLADENKFFIMGIKP, encoded by the coding sequence ATGGAAAAAATCGGGATAATAGTGGGCAATGGAAAATTGCCCCTTTATTTCTTAAAAGAGGCCGGGGCAAAGGGATATAAAGTGTTTCCCATCGGCCTCTTTGATACAATTGAAGAAGAGATAAAAGAACATGAAAATTTCAGAATGATGAATGTGGGGCGTATAGGGGAGATCATAAAATACTTGCTTGGTAACAACATAGTGAAGCTTGTTATGCTTGGGAAAGTTGAAAAGAGCATTCTCTTCAGTGATATGGATTTTGACGACTATGGCAAGAAGCTTTTGGAAAAACTTCCTGACAATAAAGATGAGACCCTTCTTTTTGGTATCATAGCTCTATTAAAACTTTGTGGGATAAAAGTTTTACCACAAAATCATCTACTGGGAAATTTTATGTTTAAAAATAAAGTATATACATACTGTGGTCCTGAAAAAAAAGATGATTTAACTATAAAAATGGGCATGGAAGCGGCCAAGGCTCTAAGTGAGCTTGATGCAGGTCAGACAGTTGTGTGTAAGGACTCTTCAGTTGTAGCTTTAGAGGGAATAGAGGGTACAGACCAGACCATTTTGAGGGCAGGGAATTATGCCGGAGATGGATGTATAATAATAAAAATGGCAAGACCTCAGCAGGATATGAGAGTTGATATCCCGGCAGTGGGTTTAGATACGATAAGAAGAGCCATAGAGATAAAAGCGAAAGGTATAGTGGGAGAAGCTGGAAAGATGCTTTTTTTAGATCAGGAAGAAGCTATAAAACTTGCCGATGAAAATAAATTTTTTATAATGGGTATAAAGCCTTAG
- the lpxA gene encoding acyl-ACP--UDP-N-acetylglucosamine O-acyltransferase yields MVEIHETAIIAEGAVLEDGVKIGPYCVIGKDVKIGKNTLLESHVVVEGITEIGEGNRIYSFASIGKDSQDLKYKGEPTKTIIGNNNKIREFVTIHRGTTDRWETRVGDNNLIMAYVHIAHDVIVGDNCIFSNNATLAGHVTVDSNALVGGLTPVHQFCRIGSYSMTGGASAINQDICPFVLAEGNKAKVRGLNSVGLRRRGFSNEEISNLKKAYKLIFRSGMPLKEAVEELKAAYGEDKNVMYLVDFIEKSDRGIAR; encoded by the coding sequence TTGGTTGAGATACACGAGACAGCAATTATAGCAGAAGGAGCTGTACTTGAGGATGGAGTAAAAATCGGACCTTATTGTGTAATAGGGAAGGATGTTAAAATAGGAAAAAATACTCTCCTCGAATCTCATGTGGTGGTGGAAGGAATTACTGAAATAGGTGAGGGGAATAGGATATACTCCTTTGCTTCTATAGGGAAGGATTCTCAAGACCTTAAATATAAAGGTGAACCTACAAAAACCATCATAGGAAACAACAATAAAATAAGAGAATTTGTAACTATCCACAGAGGAACCACAGACCGATGGGAGACTCGGGTAGGAGACAACAATCTAATCATGGCCTATGTTCACATAGCTCACGATGTTATTGTAGGAGACAACTGTATTTTCTCAAATAATGCAACTCTAGCAGGACACGTGACAGTAGACAGCAATGCTCTTGTTGGAGGGCTGACACCTGTACACCAGTTCTGTCGTATAGGATCTTACTCTATGACAGGTGGAGCCAGTGCAATAAATCAGGATATATGTCCTTTTGTTCTTGCCGAAGGAAACAAGGCCAAAGTCAGAGGGCTGAATTCAGTAGGTCTTCGAAGAAGAGGTTTTAGCAATGAAGAGATAAGTAATCTGAAAAAAGCTTATAAATTGATATTTAGATCTGGTATGCCTTTAAAGGAAGCTGTAGAAGAGCTAAAGGCAGCCTATGGTGAAGATAAAAATGTAATGTACCTTGTAGATTTTATTGAAAAAAGTGACAGGGGGATCGCCAGATAA
- the fabZ gene encoding 3-hydroxyacyl-ACP dehydratase FabZ gives MLNVMEIMERIPHRYPFLLVDKIVELDKEELKIVGIKNVTINEDFFNGHFPGHPIMPGVLIVEGMAQCLGVLVMEPNGSQVPYFAAIENVKFKAPVRPGDQIVYECNVNKLRRNIVKAHAVAKVDGKVVTEASFTFTIMDK, from the coding sequence ATGTTAAATGTTATGGAAATTATGGAGAGAATCCCACATAGATATCCCTTTCTTCTTGTGGATAAGATAGTAGAGCTAGATAAAGAGGAACTTAAAATAGTAGGAATAAAAAATGTTACTATAAATGAAGATTTTTTTAACGGACATTTTCCTGGGCATCCTATTATGCCGGGAGTACTTATTGTAGAAGGAATGGCACAGTGTTTAGGTGTACTTGTAATGGAACCAAACGGTAGCCAGGTGCCTTATTTCGCGGCTATTGAAAATGTAAAATTTAAAGCTCCTGTAAGACCTGGAGATCAGATCGTATATGAGTGTAACGTAAATAAACTGAGAAGAAATATAGTAAAAGCACATGCTGTGGCAAAGGTTGATGGGAAAGTTGTTACAGAAGCATCATTTACCTTCACTATCATGGACAAATAG
- the lpxC gene encoding UDP-3-O-acyl-N-acetylglucosamine deacetylase encodes MKRKTIQNEIVYNGIGLHKGENIKLKLIPARENTGIIFKRVDLKDGENEITLDINNTFDLTRGTNLKNEFNASVHTIEHFLSALYIYGITDLYVELDGNELPIGDGSAKPFVELLEKNGIKELESDIEEIVIKEPLYISQGDKHIIALPYEGYKITYSIKFEHTFLKSQLLEKEIDIETYKTEVAPARTFGFDYEIEYLKKNNLALGGTLENAIVVKKDGVLNPGGLRFEDEFVRHKMLDIIGDLKVLNRPIKGHIVAVKAGHALDIEFAKKMLLNNL; translated from the coding sequence TTGAAGAGAAAAACAATCCAAAATGAGATAGTTTATAATGGTATAGGACTTCATAAAGGTGAAAATATAAAACTTAAGCTTATCCCGGCTAGAGAAAACACAGGGATAATTTTTAAGAGAGTGGATCTAAAAGACGGAGAAAACGAGATAACATTGGATATAAATAATACTTTTGACCTCACAAGGGGAACTAATCTCAAAAATGAGTTTAATGCCAGTGTACACACCATAGAGCATTTTTTATCGGCTCTCTATATATATGGCATAACAGATTTATATGTAGAGCTAGACGGAAATGAACTTCCTATAGGAGACGGTAGTGCAAAGCCCTTTGTGGAATTATTGGAAAAAAACGGGATAAAAGAGCTAGAGTCTGATATAGAGGAGATAGTCATAAAAGAACCCCTATACATAAGCCAGGGAGACAAGCATATAATTGCCCTTCCCTATGAGGGATACAAGATAACTTACTCTATAAAGTTTGAACATACTTTCTTGAAATCCCAACTTTTGGAAAAAGAGATAGATATAGAAACTTATAAAACAGAGGTAGCTCCAGCTAGAACATTTGGTTTTGATTATGAGATAGAATATCTAAAGAAAAACAATCTTGCTCTTGGAGGAACCTTGGAAAACGCCATTGTCGTAAAAAAGGACGGGGTATTGAATCCTGGGGGACTGAGATTCGAAGATGAATTTGTAAGACATAAGATGCTAGATATTATAGGGGATCTTAAGGTCTTAAACAGACCTATAAAAGGTCATATAGTAGCAGTAAAAGCTGGCCACGCCCTTGATATAGAATTTGCAAAAAAAATGCTGTTAAACAATTTATAA
- a CDS encoding UvrD-helicase domain-containing protein: MSILDNLNNEQKKAASKVEGPVLILAGAGSGKTRTVTYRIAHMVKEKEISPYKILAVTFTNKAAKEMKERVETLIGEDSKRVMVSTFHAFGVRLLRMYGVELGYNSNFNIYDGDDQKRLIKNIMKDLVIIDKSITPARIASIISRLKEDGITPEEYEKDSRGFLESYKTVSSVYKRYNSGLKNNNAMDFADIIVNTNRLMDIQKIREKVQERYQYIMVDEYQDTNNIQYQIINKIAEKYKNICVVGDEDQSIYGFRGANIQNILDFEKDYPEAFVIKLEQNYRSTAHILEAANSIIKNNESSKGKNLWTEKNKGELIRVFESDDARHEAYLVLQEINRLKNSNRNYKDFTILYRTNAQSRAFEELFIKFNIPYKVFGGMQFYQRMEIKDIMAYLNVINNSLDSLNLLRILNVPKRKIGAKSVERITDFAEKSGISIFEALGRSEEIEGLSKNLKIVLSEFHSMLLNFIEESQYMPVSEIFDGVVKTIGYFSYLESLGEEAESRIENIEELRNSISEMEKNQENLTLGEYLESTALISATDKLEEEKDYVKLMTIHNSKGLEFPVVFVVGVEDEVFPGSKVEYDPTQLEEERRLCYVAITRAEEKLYMYYAKQRFVYGQMQFRTQSRFLDEIPGHLVELMNVKKIEKTPEKKPSVKSSIENFNPIRDGKSKASSSNLPYSVGEKVTHKKFGLGIVRSINDKTIEVEFSIGKKKFLTMAADKFINKV; the protein is encoded by the coding sequence ATGAGTATATTAGATAATTTGAATAATGAACAGAAAAAAGCTGCCTCTAAGGTAGAGGGTCCTGTACTCATCCTAGCTGGTGCAGGAAGCGGAAAAACAAGGACAGTTACCTATAGAATAGCCCATATGGTAAAAGAAAAAGAGATCTCTCCCTATAAAATTCTTGCAGTAACTTTTACAAACAAAGCTGCGAAAGAAATGAAGGAAAGGGTAGAAACTCTTATAGGGGAAGATTCTAAAAGGGTCATGGTGTCTACATTTCATGCCTTTGGAGTAAGACTTCTTAGGATGTATGGAGTTGAACTGGGCTATAATTCAAACTTTAATATTTATGATGGAGACGATCAAAAAAGACTTATAAAAAATATAATGAAAGACCTAGTTATAATAGACAAGAGTATAACTCCTGCAAGGATAGCCTCTATAATATCGAGATTGAAAGAGGACGGTATTACTCCTGAAGAATATGAAAAGGATTCTAGAGGTTTTTTAGAGAGTTATAAAACAGTTTCTTCTGTGTATAAGAGATACAATTCCGGGCTTAAGAATAACAACGCCATGGATTTTGCCGATATAATAGTAAATACAAACAGACTAATGGACATCCAAAAGATAAGAGAGAAAGTTCAGGAGAGATACCAGTATATAATGGTGGATGAATATCAGGATACAAATAATATTCAATATCAGATTATAAACAAAATTGCTGAAAAATATAAAAATATCTGTGTAGTAGGAGATGAGGATCAGAGTATTTATGGGTTTAGAGGGGCCAATATACAAAATATATTGGATTTTGAAAAGGACTATCCTGAAGCCTTTGTAATAAAACTTGAGCAGAACTATAGATCCACGGCTCACATACTAGAGGCTGCCAACTCTATAATAAAAAACAATGAGAGTTCCAAAGGAAAGAATCTTTGGACTGAAAAAAATAAAGGTGAGTTGATAAGGGTCTTTGAATCAGACGATGCCCGTCATGAGGCTTATCTGGTTCTTCAGGAGATAAACCGACTGAAAAACAGTAACAGAAACTATAAGGATTTTACTATACTTTATAGAACAAATGCACAGTCGAGAGCCTTTGAAGAACTTTTTATAAAATTTAACATCCCATATAAAGTTTTTGGTGGTATGCAGTTCTATCAAAGGATGGAGATAAAGGATATAATGGCTTATCTGAACGTCATAAATAACTCCTTAGATTCTCTAAACTTGCTGAGAATATTAAATGTTCCCAAGAGAAAAATAGGTGCAAAAAGTGTAGAAAGAATAACTGATTTTGCTGAAAAAAGTGGCATCAGCATTTTTGAAGCATTAGGAAGGTCAGAAGAGATAGAGGGCCTTAGCAAAAATCTGAAAATAGTATTATCTGAATTTCATTCAATGCTTTTAAATTTCATAGAGGAAAGTCAGTATATGCCTGTTTCAGAGATTTTTGATGGAGTTGTAAAGACAATAGGGTATTTTTCATATCTGGAAAGTCTCGGTGAGGAAGCTGAGTCTAGAATAGAAAATATAGAGGAGTTGAGAAACTCCATAAGTGAGATGGAAAAAAACCAGGAAAACCTGACTTTGGGGGAATACCTTGAAAGCACAGCCCTTATAAGTGCTACAGATAAGCTTGAAGAGGAGAAGGACTATGTCAAGCTTATGACAATACATAACTCTAAAGGGCTTGAATTCCCTGTGGTTTTTGTTGTTGGAGTTGAAGATGAAGTTTTCCCGGGATCAAAGGTTGAATATGATCCGACACAGCTAGAAGAAGAAAGAAGACTCTGCTATGTGGCGATAACTAGAGCCGAGGAAAAACTCTATATGTATTATGCAAAACAGAGATTTGTGTATGGACAGATGCAGTTTAGGACACAGTCTAGATTTTTGGATGAGATACCTGGACACCTTGTAGAGCTAATGAACGTGAAGAAAATAGAAAAAACTCCAGAAAAGAAACCTTCTGTAAAATCTTCTATTGAGAATTTTAATCCTATTAGAGACGGGAAATCAAAAGCATCTAGCAGTAACCTGCCTTATTCTGTTGGTGAAAAGGTTACCCATAAAAAATTTGGCTTAGGAATCGTGAGAAGTATAAATGACAAAACAATTGAGGTAGAGTTTAGTATAGGGAAAAAGAAATTCCTGACTATGGCTGCAGATAAATTCATAAATAAAGTATAA